The Biomphalaria glabrata chromosome 1, xgBioGlab47.1, whole genome shotgun sequence sequence agggcagaataggtattcgtcccccccccccacccaccaatcggcaaacagggaacgacataatataaagattggttaaaatatcaataacaagttacaagaatatatatatttaattgattttgttagcaggctgtgatttctaccaatgaattggaccgccccccccactcgaaagtgtagggggggggggcgggattgataccatcgccccctccgaccccaccaaatcggccaacatgctagaggggggggggcgaaataatctaaaaataggttgaaatataaataattagtatatatttttaacataagtaataaattcgtatacaaattgtgtgaatcctatactaaagttcgtccgccccccccccggggggggtcggccgagtgggggggggggggcgatcgcccctaccgccccccccccctggatccgccagtgccacTGACGAAGAATACAATATTCTTTTTTCATTAAAACCACTTACCGGTATCTGATCAATGTAATCtttgaaataataatgctaATAAAGTGGTGTTCGCTTGatcaaatatagatttataactaGCCTAcattgagattttgtttttgttcactGAAAAGACctagactgctttattgatccatatGGGAATTTGTTATGATTACAAATACCGCCTTAATATCGCCCCACTCCATTGCCTACATGAATAGCCCATGGATAGCCTATTAACATTTGATTAGATTtttacagtgatgcccaaaatacggcccgcgggccagatccttCCCGCGACTTGCTTCCATCCGGCctgccgaaacgtcggcacaaaaatatagaaaatcccccctccccctaaaaaaaatgttcagaatttatctttacctacgttagggccttCACTTTTTATTAATGGATTACTACCAAGGCATTTAACGTTTGTGCGTTCATGAAATAGTACTAAGAATCtactaggaaaagtgaacggatctttactttttttgtagaACATAATACCATTactagccaacatgtttgtttttataaagaaagtgtggctgtttaaaaaaaaagaacaacaaaatatgaACAGAACttacgccatttttttttttttaagtgtaaagagaaaattcAAATCCCCCAATAATTTAATGAAAGTACTAGATCCtcgggtttgaaataaaatagtttcaggtcaatttcattgtttttgtatcttttccatcATATGGCTCGCAAcactagtgttggaaattaaaatggcccgcagattgaattaggttgggcatcactggattaGAAAAAGACCATTAGTAAAGTCACTAATTTAGAAactcttcaggacagaagactaaaaagtaaagtaacaataatacataaaacactggaccataatttacaaatacaaaaacaataaaattatcagaaagacacatatataaaggcacatttcttattccatatgctaagacaaattcgACTTTTCATTCGTACAGGTGCTCCGTATTCGCTAGCAGCATAGAACATGGAATGCGTTGCTTTACTCAGTCAGGAAATCCAaaaaacttagcagagtttaagtcacacTTTGGACGTCATATGGGATGAcgacacgaccaggcagacattgATTTATCTTgcagtctgtggcattttaggCTACGTCTCTAGAGTCGATCTTTTCACTTTGCTTCTCGAATGCCATCCTTGATACACTGCTTCTCGGATGCCATCCTTGAGATACAACTGCAGTTTGGGCGTCTGTAAGCCTATGTTAATCACCAGGCGCTGAAGcattttcacatttttctaCTTCTGATGTGTTTAACCATCCGCAATCCATTTTAGTATTTGATTTTAACTGATTAAGACCTGTTATTTAAACTCACAGCAAGTAAAactatttttgaaaataaattcaaataaaatcgtATGGGAATCATGGGATAGGGATTAGTCTCgaccattaaaaaacaaaataaaaacaatgatcACGTGAATGTAGAAGTGAACTTTGGACTTTAGACTGACCCTACCTTACCTTAGAATATTCCATTTCGTCGTTTACTCTATTAATAGAAGCTACTTCCTGTTGTTATTACGTATGAAAGCTTATCATTTGTCTGTTGACAGACCGAAGAATAAAACTGCAGgttcatttcattatttctcAGATCAACTGATAAACAGCGAAAATATCATTGGTACAAACTGAGTAAGTTAGAAGATTGTTCTAGATAGTATATACTTATTATACTAgactatattctatattataatGTATAACTATATATTATAGTAATAAGACAAATAACTTAGACTTAAATAAGTATAGGTACTAGGTAgtctagatgagtagatctaatttatagtaatttcaaataaaaatatattggcTACGACCTACattaataatctagattctagatctacatttcaacattatagaatatagatctaataataattaaatagttaGACACTACAAGTACAAGACACATGTCAcatgtgtagatctagatgtctacaTTATAATTAAATAGTTAGACACTAGTCTACAAGTACAAGACACATGAAATGTGGTTACCTTAAAATGCTGAACTGAATGTCACATGTGAAATGGCTGAAATGCTTCAGGCCCTAACTAGTAACTTAGACTTAAAAGAGTAGtaggtatttttaaaagtagccagggccggccttagccttaggccactgcaacctatgcggtcgcagtgggccccacgcTTTCATGGCCCCGCGCTAATTATAAGTGTAAGTTATTagattaaaccattataacatatataataacaggTTTTCCGCGGCTCCTGATTTTcaagggcctccaggaaatctcctgaaattataaaaatctccttaaaaatggacaagattgtcattttttggggtaaaaaaaaaaaaaataaacagctttGTGAGCTTTCATTTCAtgaaaatttattgcaaagacgaatgtattttctaacttaaaaaatcttaattttgacattatgctaaatccctacccagactaggcctcGCACAATccttttcgcatagggccctgcaATTGCTAGGGCTGTCCCTGGGAGTAGCCAGTAGGAGGTAATACAATCAACAATGCCTAAAATACGATCAATAATATTCTaatctaatatttaaatattctaATAGTGACCATAGGTTTTCTAAGACACAATCAATATTTAGATCAAGACTAGACCTAGATAAAAAGTAGATTGTATCTGAAGTTATGGTGAGTGCTGAAAAACAAtcttaaaactagatctatctacacTATTCATTCGTATATATTGTCCTTCCCAAATTAGATTCACATCTACATTGCTAAGATAAATGCCccacaatttaaaacaaaaatattttaattaaaagcattataTAGTTGCTTTCACATACTGGATAACTGAGAGGACCTTTTACTGTTTCTAGCAGCTCATGGTCATGATTGTAATCCCTCCTATGTAGTAATAGAAGCTGTACAGGTCTATTCATACAGTTTTTAGTGTCATTCTAATCTTATCTATTTCATTGTTAACTGTAGTAATTGTAGTACTTTCTATCATCACAGAATCCAAAATGCCTAGTGACGAGACAATTTTCGTGAAGTTGGGAGAAATCCCTGTAATAAATGATGGTTGGACCACAGCTGTCAATTGCTACTCCAAAGTGAAGGAGTTTAACAACCTGACCAAGTTGACATTGAATGCGGCTGAGAGTGGTATCAAGAAAGCAGTAGAAATCACTAGCCCTGTAGTGACTAACTACAAAGCACAAAGtatgtaaacatttatttattgtatcacATTTAAGATTTACAGAGTGACAAACTgccttatttaaaaattactgTTACAGTGGGGTTTTATTTGGAGGTGGTGGCTAAATGGTAAAGGGCTTGGATCCAAACCTAGGGGTCCTGGGAATTTTTATTTCggggactccacccagctctaatgggtaccagactttagttgaaaaaatgaaaaggcTGATGTTTGTTTTGCTAGCCCCATGACACCGTTAATAACCGTGGGTTACAGAAATAGATGTTGCTTGAGGTAGCTATGGTGAATAGAGCTTTTAAAGAATGCTGAATATTCTATTTCCTTTCTACCGTTTGATTTATTTTGATAATCTATTTCAGTGAATTTTGATTTCTCAAAGTAACAGAAATATACAACTATTCACCCATTCTGTCTTCTGCTTAATATACCATGTCAGTCATTccctcacacatacacacatgcttgcacacacacacacctacatttattacaattatttcaGCAACagtctaactttttttttttataaacagtgAACAAACAATTTGGAAAAAAGACCAACCAATGGGCATTAGAGCTCAAGATATgtacacaaaaataaacatctaaatagaaaaaaaactcacAGGCACTgttacaaaacattttcttttagaatACATTGAGTCACtgtagataataataataataataataatctttattgtccgtatggaaatttgtcttacaatttgtgcattacaccaaacaaaaaacattataactataccCTATTATCTCATTAACTCATTATAACCAAAACCTTGTATGACATAGCAGCTGAGAACATTATGATACTCAGTCATGGCAAAAAAAAGCCAATCTAGAAGAAGATTCTTAATAAAGTGAACAGAGACATATTCGCTTTACCATAGTTTACAACTAATAGAGAAAACTGTACTATTTGTCAAGGTTTAAGACgttatttttgtattcattaaaatattttgagaatgtcttttagtttttttatcaAAACTATATTTATTACAGTTGACAGTGTCAACACATATGCCTGTGCCAGGTTAGAGGATATAGAAGCCAAGTATCCTGTAATCAAGCAACCAACTAATGAGGTTAGTTTTATGACTTCGTTTCTGCTATTTTCGAATTCTGTGGAACAGACCGTCTTGAATCACTTGCTtacatgtatttttaaatataacactTCTAAAGAAATGTAATATATTTAACAGTTGCTATAGCATCTCAGTTAAAAAAACTTTCCTTCATTGCTAAGAGTTTTCCAATCAAAtccttatatataatataaattatatttaaaaaggcAATGTCTTTCAATCCTCAAATTATAAAGCATGCAGAACTTTTCATGACTGCTAAGACCCATAAGTGACATTTGATATATGCTAATTTTCATTTTAGCACAATACCTCTGTTCAATTTCATGGAACCATCTGGGAAAAAACACTACTTGACttcacaaagcttatttcaTCAACTTATTAAAGACTTTAACTTATTTGTTACATAGCTTCTACTTGATCAGAAAACTTGCTACAACAACTGACTAGAAACTAACTTGTTAATGTTACATCAAGTCATTTTACCAATTTTACTGCTACAACTAGCTCTTTTTTATCTCTCATATGACCTTACTTTTGGTCATACAGTGTTCACTATTTACAATTTAACGCTCAAAATTCACCAGAGTACAATAAGTTACAATAAGTTAACTATTTTATCTGTGACAGGGgtaatgtcttttaaaaaaaaaaatatatttaaatgtttttcttgttttatagtttaagttgtatttttttttttaaagttgaaagatGCATGCTTGGACTATGTCCAGCCAGTTGTTGGTAAAGTCAAGCCTGTGGTCACTTATGCCCAAGGAGTTGTAAATTCTGGAAAGAAAAAGGTAACTTTACCCCCCTCCCTCCTCTGtagcattaaaataattgtatatatatatgttattgtCTTATAAACAGATGCTttagtatttttagttttaaacagTATCAGTGCattattgtaattttgttttttttttaccaggtaAACGATATTAAAACATGTGGCAGTAATTTAGTAACTGGGGCTCGTGACCTTGGTGTTGGTACTGTAACAAGAGCAGTGACCATGACCTTACAGACCCCACCAGGCCGTTTCGTAACAAAAACAGTGGATGGTGCCCTATCATGTGCTGATGATCTGATGGACAGATACATTCCTGAACAAAgtatgtatcttttttttttttttcgtattgtTCAGATGTAACTTTATCATGATACTAGTTTCACTGTGTTCAACCTCATAATACATTTATGAAACTTATGTTAGTaattgctttttgttttgttttaggtgAGCCAGTTGCTAAAGATGATGATAACAATGAGATTGAAGGAGCTAGGCCTGAACAAATGACCCTCATGGAGCCAAGCCCTGAAAGAGTGGCTGTGCATTTCAAAACTGTCAGTACAAAGCTTAGAAGACGAATGTTTCAAAAGGCTATGAGGGACTTCCAAGGGGCAAAGCTAAGAACAATGGAAGCTGTTGGGAAATTGCACAATACTGTGGACTTGGTAAGAGCATTTTGAAAATAGTTGTTTCGAAAAACTCTTTTTAGTATGTGTTACAGATAAGTCAGTTACAGATATGTCATTAAACTcagaatacattttaaagatacTAACATGTGTAGAGAGTGAtggttttattattatatgacatATATCTTTACACTTGGTTATAAAATTAAGAATGACACTTTTGATAAACTTGTACATTTTTGGAATTACATTAAAATCAGAAACGTTTTTCTTATTTTAGATTGATTATGCCAAGAATAATTTGAACTCCGCTAAGGACAAAGTGGAAGATTTGTGGAATAAAATCAATGAGACTTCAGAAGAATCACAGGACAAACCAGAAACATCTGGAGTAAGTTATTTTTAAGATTGAATCTATAAATGATTtaataaataacttttaattgtttaaCATGTTCTAATGTTCAGAAAGTTCTACTACTATATAACTGTTGCTAAAAACTTAGGGAGGAGTTTTTAAGTGTAAGAGCATTGAGCTGATAATCTGTTGGACTGGGTAATGGTTTGATTCCAGTTAGTGGCTCATTAACTAAATTCTGGAATTCACTCAACAATTAGGTTTTATGTTCGCTAGAGGAAATTAAAAGCATTAGCTGATGTTTGCTATGCAACATATTTATGAACAATGAATTagttgaaaatattttcatttacaaaaaaatatttatgttggCAAATTCTGAAAAGTATCTTGTACTTCTAGACTTTCGAGCAGCGTATTGTTTCCCTTGGACGTCTTTTGGCAACAAGAGTTAAAAATGGAATATCAACATTAGAAAAGGCGTCAGCCGAAGTTGGCCAGTTTATCAGACATCCAATCAGCAAGACAGAAGAATACAAGCATTTCATATACATGTTCAGCACAGTAAGTCTGTTTCTTAAACTAGACATTACTTAAGCCTTGCATTTGATTATCTTCATTGGTactaaatctatcattcattatgtTTCAGgatatttcaaattttagtgtaaataaagCAAAGGAAAGTTTGACCTATATTCAGAACAGATTGGCTCAAATGGCAGATAATGTGGAGTCTGCTGAATggctggtaattttttttaatcaattttttttttcttctttatgtGCTACAGATAAAGAACACATGCATCATCATATATAACTGTCTCAACAGACTCACAATCCACTTATCAGGCATTCACACATCACTTCAAGCCTAGAAGAGCCAACAACTTTTAGTCTGATATAATCCACCATATAAtgggaaattttaaaatgttattctgCAATGGCTTCAGGGGCATATTATATAATTGGAAATGAAAAAGCAGtcaaaatgtcaaaaagcaagGTCATTTATGGAATACCAATAAAAAAATGGAAGCTTTTATATCCACTCTTATGAAACAGTCAAACATTCTATTTTAGAGTTCTTATCCCACTTCAGATTTGCCTAAGTACCTCAGCAAGCCTGTATAACTGTATGGCATTGCAGAAGAAAACAGCATGATACTTTCAAAATCTCATGTCTAGAAAACAAAGAAGACATATACAATACACacaagttgttttgtttttttaagacattAGTCCCTGTGAATGATTTTAGATCATCAAATATATATTGAATTCTTGAGTTCATctggaaacatttttaaaacatgctCCTATGATGCCCTAACCCATTATGGCCCTACCCTACTTAATCCTTTCACTGCAGGTCTTAATGGGTTCATTTGTACATAATTAACTTCAGTTTCTCACCTCCATGCAAACGCAAGTTTAAATCTTTAATCAAATTTTAATACTTGATCATTTGTAACTCTGGAACAATATTGATACACGTCAGCCCTTCACACTGCCATCCTATTAGTGCAGATGGTTGGACACTTGATTGTGTACTGTTTGAGACTGGACTtgtaagaaatgttttagagTTTGAATGGGATTCCCACCTAGATAAAACAACTTAGAAGGAAGTTGTGTACAACAAAGGCGAATTGTcatatttgtgtattttgtgtcattatttcatttgattGCCATAGATTTACAATATTTATGGTTTAAGATCTATAATAATCACACACTTTCTTTAATTAgctgtgtataaaaaaaaaatttctgtgCACGTGCCAGATTcctattgttaattttttttttttttttagttatcttAGAGGCAATGTGATAATACTGTGTACCGGTACTAAGTTTGACTCAAGaactatatttttctttctttctaatcAGACAGTAGACATTGATATGAGTGACATTGATTTacaagaggatgatttaaacATGTCAAGACTTTCGGAAGATTCAAGTTCTGATCATGAGAGCAGAAAAAACAGATTTGAGACTTCTGTTGAGCAGCCTGAGGCAGGGGAGACAACCTTGAAATACAATGAGGAATCCCATCCTGCAAATGAATCTAAATATGAAGATGTCAATTCAGGTCAGGAAAGTGAAGAGGATGACGAAAAGAAAGAAGATGTCAGTGACCACAGAGAGGAACATGAATAAACTGTTTGACTTTCATTCATCAATTGtaattctgattttttttcgTATTGATAACTTGATGTAATAGATAAAAGTATTTTGTTGAACAAGTTGATGTCATATTAGAGAACAATTTTGATTTGCTGAATGTCACATTAGAGAACAATTTTAATTTGCTAAATGCTACATTAGAGAACTAGGTTGATTTGCTTAATGTCACATTAGAGAACAAGTTTGATTTGTTGAATGTCTTGTCAGGTGATTTTTCAAACAATTCCTTTTGCATGTAGATAAGTCCATGAaagctctaatggatacattAGTTTGTGAACTTTATGTACGGTATTAGACATAagaaaaattgttatttaatttaacatttaaatttgtgCAAatgagactttaaaaaaattacatctgAGCTGTTTATAAAATGTCTAATTAAACAAAAGACATTGATATGCAATGACCAagtgttttgtgtttttgagtGCGTGTGCAAAAATATGTTCTTTAAATATATCTCTTAAAAATATTCATCCATATTATACAAGAGAAGCACTCCAGTGTTTCTTATTCAAGGAGAGGATGGCTATCTGGACCATAATATTTATAACATAACCTTAAACTTAATAGTTTCGCTCAGACTAGATTTTGACTATTTCTACACTAAAAAGTAATGTGaatctaaataaaaacttaatgaTTTGTCATATCAAGTAAAATCTTAATTATTAGCCTGGGTCAACAGTCCCTCTATTTCTACACAAATTACACTCAGACTTCGCTCAGACTAGATTTTGACTCTATCTACACTAAAAAGAATCAAATGTGaatctaaataaaaacttaatgaTTTGTCATATCAAGTAAAATCTTAATTATTAGCCTGGGTCAACAGTCCCTTTATTTCAACACAAATTACACTCAAGTTTGTCAACCAAGACAAGCTTTTTTACTTATCATAAAAACTTTTAATACAATTTATTCAAAAAGTGGGAttatatatgttgtttttatatagataaaaaaaaaaaacaacttaagaagtttcaagaaagaaaaaaaaagactaatgaTATTTAccaatttatttccatttttcacATGGTATCTCATGGTGTATAGAAGAATCGTACAATAAACATTCATGTACACATGCAGTCAATGAGTGAGTTTAGTGGTGTGTATGAAGTCAAAAGTCTAAGCAGTTATTCATAACAGATTTCAAGCTACAAAAGGCACATAATATAAGCAACCTTTCCAAAATGACATCAAGCAATTTCAATCAGTCAGTAATACACATAAGAACATATTTACTTGACATTTCcaagtatttacatttttagcCTACACAAAAAATTAGGCCAATGTTATTTTTACATGGCAGAGTCAACACAGGAATATTAGACTTCCACATAAATTCTTTGACATCTTCAACAATTTTAAGTTTTCTATCAGACAGTCTATTACTAATACCCCACTGTTTACTATAAGTCAATTTATAAACAAATTGATACATTTTTACTACAAAGTGAATGAAATACCTAAATCTTGATTTGTATGTCTTTGATGATTTTATCACCGTTTTCATTTCTTGTCATCCAAAGAGAAGTTTCAAAATTATTGTTGCAACATTAACGCCTATAAGTGGAActgttgaaataaataaatagcaacATGTTTCTAAAGATAAGTCATTGTATTATTAAAACAGCATTTCAGATAAACATACCAATGATGTTTAAAcatcacaaacaaaaacaaaatctaataaaatacacaaaaagacaaagataaaggtacattcctcactccatatgctaggacaaatttgtacaaatgctccttccctaatgctattagagcagggAATAgattgcctgagccagccaggaaaaccagagacttggcagaatttaagtctttggtcaacatgcatgacgcataggacataatcaaattttttgaagtaacctctaAATTATATTTAAGATAACTTTAGTAAAAAACTAAAGATACAACATACTAACTATTAGGAACTACTTACATCTCATTACAGTCCTTATAGATCTGATCAAGttgagtatttgtgacttcactccAGGAGCCTCACCAAAGCCACTATGTTGCTCTGCTCCCCAGCCAActgaaacaaagtttaaaaacactaaaagtttaaaaacactaaaactaagtttaaaaacacattttttgttccAGCATTAATTAACATCAATATGTTTTCAAAGAATACTTCAATATAAGGATCCTTTTTGACAGCTTGCTAAAAAGTCATTTTGTATAAAATGGCAAGCCTACAACTAACGATGTTCAATGtgctttaataataaattgtcTAAATCAGGTGGCAAAAATTTGTTATTAAATACAAAACCAATGgaggacaaaaaaataaataaaaaaaaaaaaaaaaatcacttccaCTTAACATAAACAAGttctatttaatgaaatcaattacATAACAATATGAtcatatgaatttatttttcgTTGAAgttcctagatctatatattatattatttatgtatAGATCTCCTAACTTAcgtttaaatattaatattgattatatatatatatatatatatatatatataatatatatagtcaatatagatatagatctattttaaaatttattaaattttttccTTTATATAGACCTATTCTGTGGCAATTTATGTCTCAACAATCTTTTCCCTAAATTACAAGTTCTCATGTGACTATGGATAGGACAATCCTTGAtacacctagatctatattattctataatATAGTAAACTAGTAATTGaacctaaatctagattagtccagattatagatctagatctatactgagTGTACATAGATATCATTAGTAATAGTATCACTATTAtctactatcttatcttatattttacagacattattt is a genomic window containing:
- the LOC106062251 gene encoding perilipin-2-like codes for the protein MPSDETIFVKLGEIPVINDGWTTAVNCYSKVKEFNNLTKLTLNAAESGIKKAVEITSPVVTNYKAQIDSVNTYACARLEDIEAKYPVIKQPTNELKDACLDYVQPVVGKVKPVVTYAQGVVNSGKKKVNDIKTCGSNLVTGARDLGVGTVTRAVTMTLQTPPGRFVTKTVDGALSCADDLMDRYIPEQSEPVAKDDDNNEIEGARPEQMTLMEPSPERVAVHFKTVSTKLRRRMFQKAMRDFQGAKLRTMEAVGKLHNTVDLIDYAKNNLNSAKDKVEDLWNKINETSEESQDKPETSGTFEQRIVSLGRLLATRVKNGISTLEKASAEVGQFIRHPISKTEEYKHFIYMFSTDISNFSVNKAKESLTYIQNRLAQMADNVESAEWLTVDIDMSDIDLQEDDLNMSRLSEDSSSDHESRKNRFETSVEQPEAGETTLKYNEESHPANESKYEDVNSGQESEEDDEKKEDVSDHREEHE
- the LOC129924466 gene encoding immediate early response 3-interacting protein 1-like, with protein sequence MAFGLYSLIEAAILCLNAVCILHEERFLAKIGWGAEQHSGFGEAPGVKSQILNLIRSIRTVMRFPLIGVNVATIILKLLFG